One region of Fusobacterium periodonticum 1_1_41FAA genomic DNA includes:
- the secD gene encoding protein translocase subunit SecD, with amino-acid sequence MNSKLFIRLLIVIAIFIAAVYYSIRKPIKLGLDLKGGVYVVLEAVEDKNSNVKIDNDAMNRLVEVLNRRVNGIGVAESSIQKAGDNRVIVELPGLQNAEDAINLIGKTALLEFKIMNEDGTLGETLLTGSALQKAQVSYDNLGRPQISFEMTPDGAHVFAKITRENIGRQLAITLDGEVQTAPRINTEIAGGSGAITGNYTVEEATATATLLNAGALPIKAEVVETRTVGATLGDESIAQSKNAGMVAIVLIWVFMIVFYRLPGIIADLAIIIFGFITFACLNFIDATLTLPGIAGFILSLGMAVDANVIIFERIKEELRFGNSIRNSIESGFGKGFVAIFDSNLTTLIITAILFVFGTGPIKGFAVTLALGTLASMFTAITVTKVLLLTFVNVFGFRSPKLFGVTEGGEN; translated from the coding sequence ATGAATAGTAAGTTATTTATAAGATTGTTAATAGTAATAGCAATTTTTATAGCTGCTGTATATTACAGTATAAGAAAGCCTATAAAGCTAGGACTAGATTTAAAAGGTGGAGTTTATGTTGTACTTGAAGCTGTGGAAGATAAAAATTCAAATGTAAAAATTGATAATGATGCTATGAACAGATTAGTTGAAGTATTAAATAGAAGAGTTAACGGAATAGGGGTTGCAGAATCTTCAATACAAAAAGCTGGAGATAATAGAGTTATCGTAGAATTACCGGGTTTACAAAATGCAGAAGATGCTATAAATCTAATAGGTAAAACAGCTTTATTGGAATTCAAAATAATGAATGAAGATGGAACTTTAGGTGAAACATTACTTACAGGATCAGCATTACAAAAAGCACAAGTTTCTTATGACAATTTAGGAAGACCACAAATATCATTTGAAATGACTCCAGATGGTGCACATGTTTTTGCAAAGATAACTAGAGAAAATATTGGTAGACAACTTGCAATTACTCTTGATGGAGAAGTTCAAACAGCACCTAGAATCAATACAGAAATAGCAGGTGGTAGTGGAGCAATAACAGGTAACTACACTGTTGAAGAAGCAACAGCGACAGCAACTTTATTAAATGCAGGAGCATTACCAATAAAAGCTGAAGTAGTTGAAACAAGAACTGTTGGAGCAACTCTTGGAGATGAATCAATAGCACAAAGTAAAAATGCAGGTATGGTTGCCATAGTTTTAATTTGGGTATTTATGATAGTTTTCTACAGATTACCAGGAATTATAGCAGACTTAGCAATAATTATATTTGGATTTATAACTTTTGCTTGTCTAAACTTCATAGATGCAACACTTACATTACCAGGAATAGCTGGATTTATTTTGTCACTTGGAATGGCAGTCGATGCTAACGTTATCATCTTTGAAAGAATAAAAGAAGAATTAAGATTTGGAAATAGTATAAGAAACTCAATAGAATCAGGATTTGGAAAAGGTTTCGTTGCTATATTTGACTCAAACTTAACAACTTTAATAATAACTGCTATACTATTTGTATTTGGTACAGGACCAATCAAAGGTTTTGCTGTAACATTGGCTTTAGGAACACTAGCTTCTATGTTTACTGCAATAACAGTAACAAAAGTATTACTTCTAACTTTTGTAAACGTATTTGGTTTTAGAAGTCCAAAACTTTTTGGAGTTACAGAAGGAGGAGAAAACTAA
- a CDS encoding methylated-DNA--[protein]-cysteine S-methyltransferase — MVRNIKGISFLYNKKIGYLEIIEEKDGISEISFLGNMKIEERKKLYNISTESPLTKKCSKQLEEYFSGKRKEFNIKLDVIGTEFQKECWNSLLKIPYGETISYSDEAKIIGKDKAVRAVGSANGKNSIPIIIPCHRVVSKDGSLGGYSGGEGGNKGIEIKKYLLELEKNFK, encoded by the coding sequence ATGGTAAGAAATATTAAAGGTATTTCATTTTTATATAATAAAAAAATTGGATATTTAGAGATAATTGAAGAAAAAGATGGTATAAGTGAAATAAGTTTTTTAGGAAATATGAAGATAGAAGAAAGAAAAAAACTATATAATATTTCTACAGAATCTCCTTTAACAAAAAAATGTAGTAAACAATTGGAAGAATATTTTTCTGGGAAAAGAAAAGAGTTTAATATTAAATTAGATGTTATAGGAACAGAATTTCAAAAAGAATGTTGGAATTCATTATTAAAAATTCCTTATGGAGAAACTATTTCATATAGTGATGAAGCTAAAATAATTGGAAAAGATAAAGCTGTTAGAGCTGTTGGTTCTGCTAATGGAAAAAACTCTATCCCTATAATTATCCCCTGCCATAGAGTTGTTTCTAAAGATGGTAGTTTAGGTGGATATAGCGGTGGTGAAGGTGGAAATAAAGGTATTGAAATAAAAAAATATCTTTTAGAGCTTGAAAAAAATTTTAAATAA
- the dnaK gene encoding molecular chaperone DnaK: protein MAKIIGIDLGTTNSCVAIMEGGSATIIPNSEGARTTPSVVNIKDNGEVVVGEIAKRQAVTNPTSTVSSIKTHMGSDYKVEISGKKYTPQEISAKILQKLKKDAEAYLGEEVKEAVITVPAYFTDSQRQATKDAGTIAGLDVKRIINEPTAAALAYGLEKKKEEKVLVFDLGGGTFDVSVLEISDGVIEVISTAGNNHLGGDNFDDEIIKWLVAEFKKENGIDLSNDKMAYQRLKDAAEKAKKELSTLMETSISLPFITMDATGPKHLEMKLTRAKFNDLTRHLVEATQGPTKTALQDANLNANQIDEILLVGGSTRIPAVQEWVENFFGKKPNKGINPDEVVAAGAAIQGGVLMGDVKDILLLDVTPLSLGIETAGGVFTKMIEKNTTIPVKKSQVYSTYADNQTAVTINVLQGERARASDNHSLGNFNLEGIPAAPRGVPQIEVTFDIDANGIVHVSAKDLGTGKENNVTISGSSNLSKSDIERMTKEAEANAEEDKKFQELVEARNKADQLISATEKTLKENPDKVSEGDKKNIEDAIEELKKAKDGDDRGAIDAAIEKLSQTSHKFAEDLYREAQAQAQAQQQAGANTGSDNKADDVAEAEVVD, encoded by the coding sequence ATGGCTAAAATAATAGGAATTGATTTAGGAACAACAAACTCTTGTGTTGCAATAATGGAAGGTGGAAGTGCAACAATAATACCAAACTCTGAAGGAGCTAGAACTACTCCATCAGTTGTAAATATCAAAGATAATGGAGAAGTAGTTGTAGGAGAAATAGCAAAAAGACAAGCTGTTACAAACCCTACTTCAACAGTAAGTTCAATCAAAACTCATATGGGTTCTGATTACAAAGTAGAAATCTCTGGAAAGAAATATACTCCACAAGAAATTTCTGCTAAAATATTACAAAAACTTAAAAAAGATGCTGAAGCTTATTTAGGAGAAGAAGTTAAAGAAGCAGTTATCACAGTACCAGCTTACTTTACTGACTCTCAAAGACAAGCTACAAAAGATGCTGGGACAATAGCAGGTCTAGATGTAAAAAGAATTATAAACGAACCAACTGCTGCTGCTCTTGCTTATGGACTTGAAAAGAAAAAAGAAGAAAAAGTATTAGTATTTGACCTTGGTGGAGGAACATTTGACGTATCTGTTCTTGAAATATCTGATGGTGTTATAGAAGTTATATCAACTGCTGGAAACAACCACTTAGGTGGAGATAACTTTGATGATGAAATCATTAAATGGTTAGTTGCTGAATTTAAGAAAGAAAATGGTATAGATTTATCAAATGATAAAATGGCTTACCAAAGACTTAAAGATGCTGCTGAAAAAGCTAAAAAAGAATTATCAACATTAATGGAAACTTCAATTTCATTACCATTCATAACTATGGATGCAACAGGTCCTAAACACTTGGAAATGAAATTAACTAGAGCTAAATTCAATGATTTAACAAGACACCTTGTTGAAGCAACTCAAGGTCCTACAAAGACTGCTTTACAAGATGCTAACCTAAATGCTAATCAAATCGATGAAATCTTACTTGTTGGAGGTTCTACAAGAATCCCTGCAGTTCAAGAATGGGTTGAAAACTTCTTTGGAAAGAAACCTAATAAAGGAATAAACCCTGATGAAGTTGTTGCTGCTGGAGCTGCTATACAAGGTGGAGTATTAATGGGAGATGTTAAAGATATATTACTTCTTGATGTAACTCCATTATCATTAGGAATTGAAACAGCTGGTGGAGTATTTACAAAGATGATAGAAAAGAATACTACTATCCCTGTTAAAAAATCTCAAGTGTATTCAACTTATGCTGATAACCAAACAGCTGTTACTATAAATGTTTTACAAGGTGAAAGAGCAAGAGCTTCTGATAACCACAGCTTAGGAAACTTCAACTTAGAAGGTATCCCTGCTGCTCCAAGAGGTGTCCCTCAAATAGAAGTTACATTTGATATAGATGCTAATGGTATCGTTCATGTATCTGCTAAAGACTTAGGAACTGGTAAAGAAAATAATGTAACAATTTCTGGTTCAAGTAATCTTTCTAAGTCCGACATTGAAAGAATGACTAAAGAAGCTGAAGCTAATGCTGAAGAAGATAAGAAATTCCAAGAATTAGTTGAAGCTAGAAACAAAGCAGACCAATTAATCTCTGCAACTGAAAAAACTTTAAAAGAAAATCCTGATAAAGTAAGTGAAGGAGATAAGAAAAATATAGAAGATGCTATTGAAGAATTAAAGAAAGCAAAAGATGGAGATGACAGAGGAGCTATAGATGCTGCTATTGAAAAATTATCTCAAACATCTCATAAATTTGCTGAAGATCTATATAGAGAAGCTCAAGCACAGGCTCAAGCTCAACAACAAGCAGGAGCTAATACAGGTTCTGATAACAAAGCTGATGATGTTGCTGAAGCAGAAGTTGTAGACTAA
- the dnaJ gene encoding molecular chaperone DnaJ: MTKRDYYEVLGVDKGASEGDIKKAYRKAAMKYHPDKFANASDIEKKDAEEKFKEINEAYQILSDSEKRQQYDQFGHAAFEGGAGFGSGGFNANGFDFGDIFGDIFGGGGFGGFEGFSGFGGSSRRSYAEPGHDLRYNLEITLEEAAKGVEKTIKYKRTGQCEHCHGTGGEDSKMKTCPTCNGQGTVRTQQRTMFGMMQSQTVCPDCRGKGEVPEKKCKHCHGTGTAKETVEKKVNVPAGIDDGQKLKYAGLGEASQSGGPNGDLYIVIRIKSHDIFMRDGENLYCEVPISYSTAVLGGEVEIPTLNGKKTIKVPEGTESGRLLKVKGEGIKSLRGYGQGDIIVKITIETPKKLTDKQKELLQKFEESLNEKNYEQKSGFMKKVKKFFKDIIE, translated from the coding sequence ATGACAAAAAGAGACTATTATGAAGTCCTTGGAGTAGATAAAGGTGCAAGTGAAGGAGATATAAAGAAAGCCTATAGAAAGGCTGCTATGAAATATCACCCTGATAAGTTTGCAAACGCAAGTGATATTGAGAAAAAAGATGCTGAAGAAAAATTTAAAGAAATAAATGAAGCTTATCAAATCCTTTCAGATTCAGAAAAGAGACAACAATATGATCAATTTGGACATGCTGCTTTTGAAGGTGGAGCTGGATTCGGTAGTGGAGGCTTTAATGCTAATGGATTTGACTTTGGTGATATTTTTGGTGATATTTTTGGTGGTGGAGGTTTCGGTGGCTTTGAAGGATTCTCAGGTTTTGGTGGTTCTTCAAGAAGAAGCTATGCTGAACCTGGACATGATTTAAGATATAACCTTGAAATCACTTTAGAAGAAGCTGCTAAGGGTGTTGAAAAAACTATAAAATACAAGAGAACTGGTCAATGTGAACATTGCCATGGAACAGGTGGAGAAGATTCTAAAATGAAAACTTGTCCTACTTGTAATGGACAAGGAACTGTAAGAACTCAACAAAGAACAATGTTTGGTATGATGCAGTCTCAAACTGTCTGTCCTGACTGTCGTGGTAAGGGAGAAGTTCCTGAAAAGAAATGTAAACATTGTCATGGAACAGGAACAGCAAAAGAAACTGTTGAAAAGAAAGTCAATGTTCCAGCTGGTATAGATGATGGACAAAAATTAAAATATGCAGGTCTAGGTGAAGCCAGCCAAAGTGGTGGCCCTAATGGAGATTTATACATAGTTATCAGAATAAAATCTCATGATATTTTTATGAGAGATGGCGAAAATCTATATTGTGAAGTGCCTATATCATATTCAACTGCTGTTTTAGGTGGAGAAGTTGAAATACCTACTTTAAATGGTAAGAAAACTATTAAAGTGCCTGAAGGAACTGAAAGTGGAAGACTATTAAAAGTTAAGGGAGAAGGTATAAAATCTCTTAGAGGATATGGACAAGGAGATATCATTGTAAAAATTACTATAGAAACTCCAAAGAAACTAACTGATAAACAAAAAGAATTATTACAAAAATTTGAAGAAAGCTTAAATGAAAAAAACTATGAGCAAAAATCTGGTTTTATGAAAAAAGTAAAAAAATTCTTTAAAGATATAATTGAATAA
- the grpE gene encoding nucleotide exchange factor GrpE, producing MQDKDIKDEVLEEDINKEEVKTDDVKEEAHEHEHEHKHGGHTCCGKHGHKHEEETKKLKAEIETLKNDYLRKQAEFQNFTKRKMNEVEELKKFASEKIITQFLGSLDNFERAIEASNESKDFNSLLEGVEMIVRNLKDIMTGEGVEEISTEGAFNPEYHHAVGVEASEDKNEDEIVKVLQKGYTMKGKVIRPAMVTVCKK from the coding sequence ATGCAAGATAAAGATATTAAAGATGAGGTTTTAGAAGAGGATATAAATAAAGAAGAAGTTAAGACTGATGATGTTAAAGAAGAAGCTCATGAGCATGAGCATGAACATAAACATGGTGGACACACTTGTTGTGGAAAACATGGACATAAACATGAAGAAGAAACAAAAAAACTAAAAGCTGAAATAGAAACTTTAAAAAATGACTATTTAAGAAAACAAGCTGAATTTCAAAACTTTACTAAAAGAAAAATGAATGAAGTTGAAGAACTAAAGAAATTTGCTTCTGAAAAAATTATCACTCAATTTTTAGGAAGTCTTGATAACTTTGAAAGAGCTATTGAAGCTTCTAATGAAAGTAAAGACTTCAACTCTCTATTAGAAGGAGTTGAAATGATAGTAAGAAACTTGAAAGACATCATGACTGGTGAAGGTGTTGAAGAAATATCAACTGAAGGAGCTTTCAATCCAGAATATCATCATGCAGTTGGTGTTGAAGCTAGCGAAGATAAAAATGAAGATGAAATTGTAAAAGTATTACAAAAAGGTTATACGATGAAAGGTAAAGTTATCAGACCAGCAATGGTTACAGTATGTAAGAAATAA
- the ruvX gene encoding Holliday junction resolvase RuvX: MKRYLALDIGDVRIGVARSDLMGIIATPLETINRKKVKSVKRIAELCKENNTTSIVVGIPKSLDGEEKRQAEKVREYIEKLKKEIEDLEIIEIDERFSTVIADNILKDLNKNGAIEKRKVVDKVAASIILQTYLDMKK, encoded by the coding sequence ATGAAAAGATATTTGGCATTAGATATTGGTGATGTTAGAATTGGAGTGGCAAGATCTGATTTAATGGGTATAATTGCCACCCCATTAGAAACTATAAATAGAAAAAAAGTGAAGTCTGTTAAAAGAATAGCTGAGCTTTGTAAGGAAAATAATACAACCTCAATAGTTGTAGGTATACCTAAGAGCCTTGATGGTGAAGAAAAAAGACAGGCTGAAAAAGTAAGAGAATACATAGAAAAGTTAAAAAAAGAAATAGAAGATCTTGAAATAATTGAAATAGATGAAAGATTTTCAACAGTGATAGCTGACAATATATTAAAAGATTTAAATAAAAATGGAGCTATTGAAAAAAGAAAGGTAGTAGATAAAGTTGCTGCCTCAATAATATTACAAACATACTTAGATATGAAAAAATAA
- the secF gene encoding protein translocase subunit SecF yields MKVNLHIIRNIKYYLSVSIVLVILSIVVFFAKGLNYGIDFTGGNLFQLKYNDKKITLTEINENLDKLSEKLPQVNSNSRKVQISEDGTVILRVPELKEEDKKEILNSLQELGAFNLDKEDKVGASIGDDLKKSAIYSLGIGAILIVLYITLRFEFSFAIGGILSLLHDIIIAIGFIALMGYEVDTPFIAAILTILGYSINDTIVIYDRIRENLKRRHTKNWTLEDCMDESVNQTAIRSLNTSITTLFSVIALLIFGGASLKTFIMTLLIGILAGTYSSIFIATPIVYILNKRKGNNMEDMFKDDDENNDGKRVEKILV; encoded by the coding sequence ATGAAAGTAAATTTACATATTATAAGAAATATAAAATACTATCTATCAGTTTCAATAGTTCTTGTTATTTTATCAATAGTAGTATTCTTTGCAAAGGGATTGAACTATGGAATAGATTTCACAGGAGGAAACTTATTTCAATTAAAATATAATGATAAAAAAATAACATTGACTGAAATTAACGAAAATTTAGATAAATTATCTGAAAAATTACCTCAGGTTAATTCAAATAGTAGAAAGGTCCAAATTTCTGAAGATGGAACAGTAATTTTAAGAGTTCCTGAATTAAAAGAAGAAGATAAAAAAGAAATTTTAAATAGCTTACAAGAATTAGGAGCTTTCAATTTAGATAAAGAGGATAAAGTTGGAGCAAGTATAGGAGATGACCTAAAGAAATCAGCTATCTACTCACTAGGTATAGGAGCAATTTTAATAGTTCTATACATTACATTAAGATTTGAGTTCAGTTTTGCTATTGGAGGTATACTATCGTTATTACATGACATTATCATAGCTATAGGATTTATAGCTCTTATGGGTTATGAAGTTGATACTCCATTTATAGCTGCTATACTTACTATACTTGGATACTCAATAAACGATACTATTGTTATTTACGATAGAATAAGAGAAAACTTAAAGAGAAGACACACTAAAAATTGGACATTAGAAGATTGTATGGATGAATCAGTTAACCAAACTGCTATAAGATCTTTAAATACATCAATAACTACACTATTTTCTGTAATAGCTTTATTAATTTTTGGTGGAGCAAGTTTAAAAACATTTATAATGACATTGTTAATAGGTATACTTGCAGGTACATATAGCTCAATATTTATTGCAACTCCAATAGTTTACATATTGAATAAGAGAAAAGGTAACAATATGGAAGATATGTTTAAAGATGATGATGAGAACAATGATGGTAAGAGAGTAGAAAAGATTTTAGTGTAA
- a CDS encoding class I SAM-dependent methyltransferase produces MDQNTDKTKKLESSYDENPYISKTYYHTQPEKLKSNLRLLDFISPDLKNAKVLEIGCSFGGNIIPFAMENPEATVVGVDLSKVQVDEGNKIIEFLGLKNIKIHHKNILDYNEHFEQFDYIICHGVFSWVDENVQKGILKFIKKHLTKNGLAMISYNTYPGWKSLEVSKDAMKFRNKMLAKQDKDVTGKNQIAYGKGILEFLDEYSGLNKRIKDNFTYVGQKNDYYLLHEYFEVYNTPFYIYDFNELLETEGLAHVVDSYLQKSFPFLPNEILDKIENDCQSDYIGKEQYYDYLTDCQFRSSIITHKDNIKDINISRNIKIESIKALNYRGFYVKNEEGKYVIGEDREVVEDEKKTLFLETVAKHYPNTVTVEEIEKELENKLTTVEICEILLILVYQRKIEVYNNKLTVNKQEKLKISDRYRKYVEYFAETKFPVISSYGLSGINDLGLDLLRANVMLLFDGTRTDDYILEILKEKHARDEIRVDNLENNTVETILKDYVTTMRTIIEENFLNK; encoded by the coding sequence ATGGATCAAAATACTGATAAAACTAAAAAATTGGAAAGTAGTTATGATGAGAACCCATATATTTCTAAAACATATTATCATACACAACCTGAGAAATTAAAATCTAATTTAAGATTATTAGATTTTATTAGCCCAGATTTAAAAAATGCAAAAGTTTTAGAAATTGGTTGTTCATTTGGTGGGAATATAATTCCTTTTGCAATGGAAAATCCAGAAGCAACTGTTGTTGGAGTAGATTTATCTAAAGTTCAAGTTGATGAAGGAAATAAAATAATAGAGTTCTTAGGTTTAAAAAATATTAAAATACACCATAAAAATATCTTAGACTATAATGAACATTTTGAGCAATTTGACTATATTATTTGTCATGGAGTTTTCTCTTGGGTGGATGAAAATGTTCAAAAAGGGATATTAAAATTTATAAAAAAACATCTTACAAAAAATGGTCTAGCTATGATTTCATATAATACTTATCCAGGTTGGAAAAGTTTAGAAGTATCAAAAGATGCTATGAAATTTAGAAATAAAATGTTAGCTAAACAAGATAAGGATGTAACAGGAAAAAACCAAATTGCTTATGGTAAGGGAATATTAGAATTCCTAGATGAATATTCTGGTCTTAACAAGAGAATAAAGGATAACTTTACATATGTTGGACAAAAAAATGACTACTATTTATTACATGAGTATTTTGAAGTATACAACACTCCTTTTTATATATATGACTTCAATGAATTATTAGAAACTGAAGGTTTAGCTCATGTAGTTGATAGTTATTTACAAAAATCTTTCCCATTTTTACCAAATGAAATTTTAGATAAGATTGAAAATGATTGTCAAAGTGACTATATAGGAAAAGAACAATACTATGACTATTTAACTGACTGTCAATTTAGAAGCAGTATTATAACTCATAAGGATAATATAAAAGATATCAATATTTCAAGAAATATCAAAATAGAAAGTATAAAAGCTTTAAATTACAGAGGTTTCTATGTTAAGAATGAAGAAGGAAAATATGTAATTGGTGAAGATAGAGAAGTTGTAGAAGATGAAAAGAAAACTTTATTCTTAGAAACAGTCGCTAAACATTATCCTAACACAGTTACTGTGGAAGAAATTGAAAAAGAATTAGAAAATAAATTGACTACAGTTGAAATTTGTGAAATTCTTTTAATTTTAGTATATCAAAGAAAAATAGAAGTTTATAATAACAAATTAACTGTAAATAAACAAGAAAAGTTAAAGATATCAGATAGATATAGAAAATATGTAGAATATTTTGCTGAAACTAAATTCCCTGTTATAAGTTCATATGGATTATCAGGTATAAACGATTTAGGTTTAGATTTATTGAGAGCAAATGTTATGTTGTTATTTGATGGAACAAGAACAGATGACTATATATTAGAAATTTTAAAAGAAAAACATGCAAGAGATGAAATAAGAGTTGATAATCTTGAAAATAATACAGTTGAAACTATTTTAAAAGATTATGTTACTACAATGAGAACAATAATAGAAGAAAATTTCTTGAATAAATAA